The genomic stretch GAGGGCCTGCGCATGGGTACCGAGATCTTCCACAGTTTAAAAAGTGTCCTCAAAGCCAAAGGGCTCAACACCGCCGTCGGCGACGAAGGCGGCTTTGCCCCGAACCTGAAGAGCAACGAAGAAGCCTTGGCTGTCATCGTCACCGCCATTGAAAAAGCCGGCTACCGGCCCGGCGAAGATGTCTTCCTCGGCCTCGATGTGGCCGCTACCGAACTCTACAAAGACGGCAAATACGTCCTCGCCGGCGAAGGGGCGACCTGCACCGCCGATGAGATGATCGCCTTCTATCAGCACCTGGCGTCCAAATACCCGATCATCACCATTGAAGACGGTCTGGCCGAAGACGACTGGGAAGGCTGGGCCAAACTCACCCAAGCCCTCGGCAAAAAACTGCAGCTCGTCGGCGACGACCTCTTTGTCACCAATACGGAGCGCCTCGCCCGCGGCATCGCCGGCAACGTGGCGAACGCTATTTTGATCAAAGTCAACCAGATCGGCACGCTGACAGAGACCCTTGACGCCATCGAACTGGCCCGGCGGGCGGGCTATACGGCCGTCATCTCCCACCGCTCCGGCGAAACGGACGACACCACCATCGCCGATCTGGCTGTGGCGACCAACGCCGGCCAGATCAAGACTGGCGCTCCCTCCCGGACAGATCGGGTGGCCAAATACAACCAGTTACTGCGCATTGAAGAGGAACTGGGCGAACGGGCCTGTTACCGCGGTCTCAACGCCTTCTACAACCTCGACTTTACCGACAGCCGCGCCAAGCGCATCCTGTACTAATCTCCACCGAGTATCCGTCAAGCGCATCCTGTACTCATCTCCACCAAGTATCTGCCAAGCGCATCCTGTACTCATCCCTACCGAGTATCCGTCAAGCACATCCTGTCGATACAACAACCCCTGCAGGGCCATGCCATGGTAAGACACCCCTCTTTGCT from Heliomicrobium modesticaldum Ice1 encodes the following:
- the eno gene encoding phosphopyruvate hydratase — protein: MTIISDIAAREILDSRGNPTLEVDVWLIDGSKGRAAVPSGASTGAYEAVELRDGDQNRYLGKGVRQAVANVNDIIKPALIQTDAADQAALDQKLIELDGTANKSKLGANAILGVSLAAAKASAHYFGLPLYQYVGGINGRELPVPMMNILNGGKHADNNVDIQEFMVLPVGATSFAEGLRMGTEIFHSLKSVLKAKGLNTAVGDEGGFAPNLKSNEEALAVIVTAIEKAGYRPGEDVFLGLDVAATELYKDGKYVLAGEGATCTADEMIAFYQHLASKYPIITIEDGLAEDDWEGWAKLTQALGKKLQLVGDDLFVTNTERLARGIAGNVANAILIKVNQIGTLTETLDAIELARRAGYTAVISHRSGETDDTTIADLAVATNAGQIKTGAPSRTDRVAKYNQLLRIEEELGERACYRGLNAFYNLDFTDSRAKRILY